CGAGCTACCTGAAAAACCATCATATTTGCTGTTTGCTATGTAATATTGTACAATAAGACCTCCAAATGAGTGCCCAAGCAACACTGGTGGTATACTAAAACTTGTATGAATGAAGTCAGCAATATCACTCGCATGTGTCTActacaaaatttggaatgaGGAAGAAATAAGAACACCACCAATACAtccaaaaaacagagaagctTTCAGGTAGATAGATAGCTAAATTACCTGGAGAGTACCAGCCACCGATGCAGATGGTGCATCACTTTCACCCTGATTGGATGTAAACAGTTTAGCAGTCTTTTTATAGCTCACAACAGCAATTTTATACACATTAAGATGCAATTTATACATAGAATCAACAATTAGGCATGAACTGAGATAGCCATCCAAATCCCAATTCTTAGGAATGCTAATCAAATCCctaaatatctcaaaattcTAGCATTTTAGCAAAAGGAATGGAATCGAGGGACACCCACCTGACCCAACAAGCTGATGGCATAGCAATCGAACCCAGAAGCGGAAAAGAATGGCAGCCAGTGTTCTGCCCAAGACCAAGCCGCGTGGTAGCTTCCATGGACAAAGAGCAGAGGTGGGCGTTCCACATTTGCAGCCATTGATTCGGCCGATTTCGCGGAACCCTTTTGCACAATCACCTCCATTTGAAGACCAGAGGGGAGTTCATGGAAAATGCGGTTCTGTTGGTCCTTCAGCTTGAAGGGTACTCGCATTTTATGGGGTTTAAGGAGCTGGGCATTTGGCCTGAAGGTGGGTTTTGGAGTAGGGAGGAGGGAGATGGGATGGATAGAGGCAAGAACAGCCATgaattccaaaattttcttccttcagGTCATTTACAGTTCAACCTTCGCCTTTGCCTTTCGCAATTGCAATTTCGATCTTGAAAtaaaagagattttttttttgggagaTAATGATAAATTGTGCATTTCGAAACTAATAATTCTTTACACTAGTAAGTTAAGTctattgaaataataataattaaattaaattaattcttttagattttttaaaattaatgggtTATTTTCTATGtcaaaattattctttaagTCTCtcgttaaaaataaaataaaattatgtatctaattatttaattgggATCTTTTCCAAATAAATTCAAGAATTTATTGACACAACATCTATGTGAATAGatctcaaaaatattattactcaagtAAGAAATGCAgatttaaaaatgagaaatagaattggaattgaagattcattcttctttcatattcacaagtttaaatagaatacaagctaccaactaatatctatacaaaagaaaaaatataaactaactcaatcttaataataaaaataaaattaaaaaaatattaacagattattaatatatataatatattttataattaatttattctctaaatattAACTAACTACCAACGTCTCCCTCAAAGCTAATAACGTCTCCCTCAAATATGTCGGACACGTGGCACAGTGATATGAATTCTCACCAATTTGAATTGTCCACTTgctataatataaaataaccCAAAAAGCTTTCGCACTTAATTCTCACTATCCAGTCGTTGTAAATTTTTCAACCCAAACAACGCTcggtaaataataaatttaacttaaacAATACTCTTTGAGTTGATTCAGATTATTCTGaccatttattcaaatttttatttcaataaaaataaaatattagatcGTACGGTTGgattggatgatggaagtccacgtcggttaatttagagaatgatcatgggatttataagtgaggaatactaactctatTGAAACGAGACATTTTGGAGGAAGCctaaagtaaagccatgagagcttatgctcaaagtggacaatatcataccattgtggagagtcgtgttggTGTACCCACGTACAACatctatttacttttattttgaaaggtatttaattaacaaaaagtGGTAAACCACACTATAAAAAGGAGTGTTTTGCAAATTAAAACTAGCATCaactaattttgaaaagcCTGATCTCCCTGTGTTCTTGTTCCATCAGCAGCTAAGTGATCAATGGCCATGAAACCCAGAAGAAAGTTCCTCCATTTATACGCAGAGGAAGCTCTCTGTTTCTCCGCCTTCCTTCTCTCCCTCTTCATTTACTTCTCTGctttcaatctctctctctccactcTCTTCCGCCACACCACCTTCTGGTTTTGCCTCTCCAACACTCTCATTTTCATCATCGCCGCCCATTCCCGCGCTTTCTCTCCGCCCCCCACCTTCAACTCCGCCGCCGTAATCATCCCAACCCCACCACAAAATAACTTCAATTCCGGCAACCCAACTgaaaatcatcaacaacaacaaatccCACTTCCCACTGGTACACACACAatgattctctcttttctatttttaacatttttattgtccttcttctaattttttagataTGTTTTAGGCCAAATTGAATTTGGGTTAATTATTTCAGAAATTTCGATTAATAATTCGAGAAAATCTTACGATCCAAGCAAGTCGGAGAAAGCGATGAGAAGAGTTGCTAAGGAAACGAAGATGGCGATGAGGAGATCGAAGACGATGACgagaaatgagaaagaagagaCGAAGAATGAGTTAGCGGAGATGTCAAATGAAGAACTGAACAAAAGAGTTGAAGAGTTTATTGAACGATTCAATAGACAAATGAGACTTCAAGC
This genomic interval from Cucurbita pepo subsp. pepo cultivar mu-cu-16 chromosome LG20, ASM280686v2, whole genome shotgun sequence contains the following:
- the LOC111783708 gene encoding uncharacterized protein LOC111783708 isoform X2, whose amino-acid sequence is MAMKPRRKFLHLYAEEALCFSAFLLSLFIYFSAFNLSLSTLFRHTTFWFCLSNTLIFIIAAHSRAFSPPPTFNSAAVIIPTPPQNNFNSGNPTENHQQQQIPLPTEISINNSRKSYDPSKSEKAMRRVAKETKMAMRRSKTMTRNEKEETKNELAEMSNEELNKRVEEFIERFNRQMRLQAIGDSNEE
- the LOC111783708 gene encoding uncharacterized protein LOC111783708 isoform X1, whose protein sequence is MAMKPRRKFLHLYAEEALCFSAFLLSLFIYFSAFNLSLSTLFRHTTFWFCLSNTLIFIIAAHSRAFSPPPTFNSAAVIIPTPPQNNFNSGNPTENHQQQQIPLPTGQIEFGLIISEISINNSRKSYDPSKSEKAMRRVAKETKMAMRRSKTMTRNEKEETKNELAEMSNEELNKRVEEFIERFNRQMRLQAIGDSNEE
- the LOC111782676 gene encoding uncharacterized protein LOC111782676 isoform X2, translating into MAVLASIHPISLLPTPKPTFRPNAQLLKPHKMRVPFKLKDQQNRIFHELPSGLQMEVIVQKGSAKSAESMAANVERPPLLFVHGSYHAAWSWAEHWLPFFSASGFDCYAISLLGQGESDAPSASVAGTLQTHASDIADFIHTSFSIPPVLLGHSFGGLIVQYYIANSKYDGFSERLFPRLTGAVLACSVPPSGNSGLVKRYLFTKPIAAFKVTLSLAAKAFQTSLPLCKETFFSATMEDRLVSRYQELMKESSRMPLFDLRKLNASLPVPSLPKSCMEVLVLGASDDFIVDAEGLNETGRFYSVTPICIQGVAHDMMLDCSWQKGADAILTWLNCLGS
- the LOC111782676 gene encoding uncharacterized protein LOC111782676 isoform X1, which translates into the protein MAVLASIHPISLLPTPKPTFRPNAQLLKPHKMRVPFKLKDQQNRIFHELPSGLQMEVIVQKGSAKSAESMAANVERPPLLFVHGSYHAAWSWAEHWLPFFSASGFDCYAISLLGQGESDAPSASVAGTLQTHASDIADFIHTSFSIPPVLLGHSFGGLIVQYYIANSKYDGFSDTERLFPRLTGAVLACSVPPSGNSGLVKRYLFTKPIAAFKVTLSLAAKAFQTSLPLCKETFFSATMEDRLVSRYQELMKESSRMPLFDLRKLNASLPVPSLPKSCMEVLVLGASDDFIVDAEGLNETGRFYSVTPICIQGVAHDMMLDCSWQKGADAILTWLNCLGS